A single region of the Hyphomonas adhaerens MHS-3 genome encodes:
- a CDS encoding glycosyltransferase family 4 protein, with amino-acid sequence MKPETTKVLVITGVFPPMPIAEGDHIARLSEGLAERGFSVDVLTSKKADGKSVKGCRVHAEMDNWNWSSQGKVLRHAQDLKPDLIFIWFIGMAFEFHPMISLLPTRLKAALPDTQIVTQITAPVGVRPKEHPFLTRLNLKLSARALGGGNISYEYGTILRDSDRVIAMAKPHLERFAEHMPGLEEKAVIIPPPPLIPMSVPGDASRLKGREMLGVPADAPLFAYFGRLYVGKGLEYLVRGFAKVRAQVPDARLAIIGGAAPDYFKSGWSVDDLHAIAREEGIEDAISWTGEFPFDTDAGSLYLRAADYAVLPFSEGAALNNSSIAACAAHDLPVITTLGERPEPEFVDQQNVLLVKPKDSDALADGMIRLLKDADLTSRLRAGAVALTKQYFSWDATLDSTVSVFEDALETAALRELA; translated from the coding sequence ATGAAACCCGAGACGACAAAAGTGTTGGTGATTACAGGCGTGTTTCCGCCGATGCCGATTGCAGAGGGTGACCATATTGCGCGGCTCAGCGAGGGGCTGGCGGAGCGCGGATTTTCCGTCGATGTGCTGACCAGCAAGAAAGCGGATGGCAAGAGTGTCAAAGGCTGCCGCGTCCATGCGGAAATGGATAACTGGAACTGGTCTTCGCAAGGCAAGGTGCTGCGCCATGCGCAGGACTTGAAGCCGGACCTGATCTTTATCTGGTTCATCGGCATGGCGTTCGAGTTTCATCCGATGATCTCGCTGCTGCCGACGCGTCTGAAAGCGGCCCTGCCGGACACGCAGATCGTGACCCAGATCACGGCACCGGTGGGGGTCCGCCCGAAAGAACATCCGTTCCTGACCCGGTTGAACCTGAAACTGTCTGCGCGTGCGCTGGGCGGTGGGAATATCAGTTATGAGTACGGCACGATCCTGCGGGACAGCGATCGCGTGATTGCCATGGCAAAACCTCATCTCGAACGGTTCGCCGAACACATGCCGGGACTGGAAGAGAAAGCTGTCATCATTCCTCCGCCGCCCTTGATTCCTATGAGCGTTCCGGGTGATGCGTCGCGCCTGAAGGGGCGTGAAATGCTTGGTGTTCCGGCGGATGCACCGCTGTTTGCCTATTTCGGCCGCCTCTATGTCGGCAAGGGCCTTGAATATCTCGTCCGCGGCTTCGCCAAGGTGCGGGCGCAGGTGCCTGATGCCCGCCTCGCCATCATCGGTGGTGCTGCGCCGGATTATTTCAAATCGGGCTGGAGCGTCGATGACCTGCACGCGATTGCGCGCGAAGAGGGGATTGAGGACGCGATCAGCTGGACCGGGGAGTTCCCGTTCGATACCGATGCCGGCTCGCTCTACCTGCGGGCCGCTGATTATGCCGTGCTGCCCTTCTCCGAGGGCGCCGCCCTGAACAACAGTTCCATTGCGGCCTGCGCCGCGCATGACTTGCCGGTCATCACCACGCTGGGGGAGCGTCCGGAACCGGAATTTGTCGACCAGCAGAACGTGCTTCTCGTCAAGCCGAAGGATTCCGACGCGCTGGCCGACGGCATGATACGCTTACTGAAGGATGCGGACCTGACATCACGGCTTCGCGCCGGGGCAGTCGCGCTGACGAAGCAGTATTTCAGCTGGGACGCGACCCTCGACAGTACGGTAAGCGTGTTCGAAGACGCGCTGGAGACAGCAGCGCTTCGAGAGCTGGCATGA
- a CDS encoding HAD-IIIA family hydrolase, translating into MTRVKQALFLVGGRGTRLGALSANTPKPMQEIAPGVRFLDLILENAARMGFTDLVLLAGHLGDKVEEAYDGQRIGEAAIRVVRESQPMGTGGALAQAAQVLDEHFVLLNGDSFFDINLRALTAAPLPEGGGRLALRMVEDTARYGSVQLDGARISAFIEKNPDLTGPGLINGGIYYLDRAMVSRIEAPSSIESDVFPELVKEGRLEGLPFDGYFLDIGLPETLAQAQRETAAMRVRPAAFLDRDGVLNEDHGYTHRVDDLTWIPGAREAIRLLNDRGYRVIVVTNQAGVARGYYEEEAIGVFHAGMQAQLAEEGAFVDAFYHCPFHADGKVPAYTVEDHPDRKPNPGMILRALNDWQVNREASFLIGDKPSDMEAARRAGLPGHLYTGGDLLAFVSGIIGPG; encoded by the coding sequence ATGACCCGCGTCAAACAGGCCCTCTTTCTGGTGGGCGGCAGAGGCACCCGGTTGGGGGCCCTGTCGGCAAATACACCGAAGCCCATGCAGGAAATCGCGCCGGGCGTCCGTTTTTTGGACCTGATCCTGGAGAATGCTGCGCGGATGGGGTTCACGGATCTTGTCCTGCTGGCCGGCCATCTCGGAGACAAGGTCGAGGAGGCCTATGACGGCCAACGTATCGGCGAGGCGGCCATCCGTGTCGTGCGGGAAAGCCAGCCGATGGGAACCGGCGGTGCACTGGCGCAGGCAGCTCAGGTACTGGATGAGCATTTCGTCCTGCTGAATGGCGATTCCTTTTTCGACATCAATTTGCGCGCGCTGACGGCCGCGCCCCTTCCGGAAGGCGGTGGCCGCCTTGCCTTGCGCATGGTGGAGGATACTGCCCGCTACGGGTCCGTTCAGTTGGACGGGGCCAGGATCTCCGCCTTCATTGAAAAGAACCCGGACCTGACCGGACCGGGCCTGATCAATGGCGGCATCTACTATCTTGATCGCGCCATGGTCAGCCGGATCGAGGCGCCATCTTCCATCGAAAGCGATGTGTTTCCGGAACTGGTGAAAGAGGGGCGCCTGGAAGGCCTGCCTTTCGACGGATACTTTCTGGATATCGGCTTGCCTGAAACGCTGGCACAGGCGCAGCGCGAAACGGCTGCAATGCGGGTCCGTCCCGCGGCCTTCCTCGACCGCGACGGCGTCCTGAATGAAGATCACGGCTACACCCACCGTGTGGATGACCTCACATGGATTCCGGGCGCTCGAGAGGCGATCCGCCTGCTGAATGATCGCGGGTATCGTGTGATCGTTGTGACCAATCAGGCGGGCGTGGCGCGTGGATATTACGAGGAAGAGGCGATCGGCGTCTTCCATGCCGGTATGCAGGCGCAGCTCGCAGAAGAGGGCGCTTTTGTTGATGCCTTCTATCACTGTCCTTTCCACGCAGACGGGAAGGTGCCAGCCTATACAGTGGAAGACCATCCCGACAGGAAACCAAACCCCGGCATGATCCTGCGCGCACTGAACGACTGGCAAGTGAACCGGGAGGCGAGCTTTCTGATCGGGGACAAGCCATCCGACATGGAAGCCGCCCGCCGTGCTGGGCTGCCCGGCCACCTGTATACAGGCGGGGATCTCCTTGCGTTCGTGTCGGGTATAATCGGACCCGGCTGA
- a CDS encoding AGE family epimerase/isomerase, which yields MSSAIPFDEIQRWTFDAALPLWAEAGYDLQSQRFVEKLDYSGEPIDAGFHRTRVTGRQTYVFSHAAILGWEQGMTLSAEGARQLDELYLGPEKGWPRTTDREGAVLDGTPDLYDLAFVLFGYAWRHKAARDQESRAGMHRAMDFIDTHLRAENGFWHELPPEGWRLQNPHMHLLEASLVSYEATGETRFLATARELVTLFRDKLFDGATLAEYFDADWNRAEGRDGQLVEPGHQLEWAWILVQYGKLTGEDTVALAEGLVRFAETHGVDSQTGRTMQVVLDDGAAVDAGARTWPNTERIKAHLALFEATGQDPRAAVAASSRLLLDQYLNTPIPGLWLERFTADGEPDADDVPASTLYHVFLAFTEVLRLQEKIEALGR from the coding sequence ATGTCTTCGGCAATTCCGTTCGACGAGATCCAGCGCTGGACATTCGATGCCGCCCTGCCGTTGTGGGCGGAAGCCGGCTATGACCTGCAAAGCCAACGGTTTGTCGAGAAGCTGGATTATTCCGGAGAACCGATTGATGCGGGGTTCCACCGCACCCGCGTGACCGGACGGCAGACCTATGTGTTTTCCCACGCCGCGATTCTCGGCTGGGAGCAGGGCATGACCTTGTCGGCAGAGGGCGCTCGCCAGCTCGATGAGCTGTATCTGGGCCCCGAAAAGGGCTGGCCGCGAACCACAGACCGCGAAGGCGCCGTGCTGGACGGCACGCCGGACCTGTACGATCTGGCCTTCGTCCTGTTCGGCTATGCCTGGCGCCACAAGGCAGCGCGGGATCAGGAGTCCCGTGCGGGCATGCACCGCGCGATGGACTTCATCGACACGCATTTGCGGGCGGAAAACGGATTCTGGCACGAATTACCGCCGGAAGGCTGGCGCCTGCAGAACCCGCACATGCACCTTCTGGAGGCCTCGCTCGTGTCCTACGAGGCCACGGGAGAGACGCGCTTCCTGGCAACGGCGCGAGAGCTGGTGACCCTGTTCCGCGACAAGCTTTTCGACGGCGCCACGCTGGCGGAGTATTTCGACGCTGACTGGAACCGTGCCGAGGGGCGTGATGGTCAACTGGTTGAGCCCGGCCATCAACTGGAATGGGCCTGGATTCTCGTCCAGTACGGCAAGCTGACGGGCGAGGATACGGTTGCGCTGGCAGAAGGTCTTGTCCGGTTCGCCGAGACCCATGGGGTCGATTCGCAGACGGGCCGGACGATGCAGGTCGTACTGGACGACGGGGCGGCAGTTGATGCCGGGGCGCGGACCTGGCCGAATACGGAGCGGATCAAGGCCCATCTCGCCCTGTTTGAAGCAACGGGACAGGATCCGCGCGCCGCCGTTGCAGCGAGCTCACGCCTGTTGCTGGATCAGTATCTCAACACGCCAATACCGGGTCTGTGGCTGGAGCGATTCACAGCGGATGGTGAGCCGGACGCCGATGATGTGCCGGCATCGACCCTTTACCATGTCTTTCTGGCGTTCACCGAAGTACTGCGTCTGCAGGAAAAAATCGAAGCCTTGGGACGCTGA
- a CDS encoding alpha,alpha-trehalose-phosphate synthase (UDP-forming), translating to MTSAEADTSARTSGRLVAISNRTAAGSESKAGGLAVALWETLVETKGLWIGWSGRVLDFETARVNYVEEEGVQFALSDLSRRQYDGFYLAYANSVLWPVMHNRIDLAVFEADTYRNYRSVNEKFARIAVQEARQEDFIWVHDYHFFLLGRMMRQRGWQGRLGWFLHIPFPAPDAFRAIPQHRELGEAMCAYDVVGVQTGKDLYNLARYLEEEFDAEELPDGRFKVGERTVRLLHCPIGIDVDAFVKASTCEDAQLAASKLDRFLGNRQLVLGVDRMDYSKGLIQRFEGMADLFDRHPDVHGHISFTQIAPPSRTVVEGYQQLRQQLDELSGRINGDYGDLDWIPIRYLARGYDRDEIAGLYRAAKVCLVTPLQDGMNLVAKEFIAAQNPDDPGVLVLSQFAGAAEQMNEALIVNPYDAGAIAEAVYQAIHMPLAERQARWRSLMDGIRSQDLVWWRQRFLNAVPADAEVPVLS from the coding sequence ATGACAAGCGCAGAGGCAGACACTTCGGCCAGGACGTCCGGGCGTCTGGTCGCCATTTCCAACCGGACTGCCGCCGGCAGTGAGAGCAAGGCAGGCGGGCTCGCCGTGGCCCTCTGGGAAACCCTGGTGGAGACCAAAGGCCTGTGGATTGGCTGGTCTGGCCGGGTGCTCGACTTTGAAACGGCACGGGTCAATTATGTCGAGGAAGAGGGGGTTCAGTTTGCCCTCAGTGATCTTTCCCGCCGGCAATATGACGGTTTCTATCTCGCCTACGCCAATTCTGTGCTCTGGCCGGTCATGCACAACCGGATCGACCTGGCGGTCTTCGAAGCCGATACTTACCGCAACTACCGGTCCGTGAATGAGAAGTTTGCCCGGATTGCGGTTCAGGAAGCCCGGCAGGAAGACTTTATCTGGGTGCATGATTATCACTTCTTTCTGCTCGGGCGGATGATGCGCCAGCGTGGCTGGCAGGGCCGCCTTGGCTGGTTTCTGCATATTCCGTTTCCCGCGCCGGACGCCTTCCGGGCGATCCCGCAGCACCGGGAACTGGGCGAAGCCATGTGCGCCTATGACGTGGTGGGCGTTCAGACCGGCAAGGACCTCTACAATCTCGCCCGCTACCTCGAAGAAGAGTTCGATGCGGAAGAATTGCCGGATGGCCGGTTCAAGGTAGGGGAGCGAACTGTCCGCCTGCTGCATTGCCCGATCGGGATTGATGTCGATGCCTTCGTGAAAGCCTCCACCTGTGAAGACGCGCAGCTGGCCGCGTCGAAGCTCGACAGATTTCTGGGGAACCGTCAGCTGGTGCTCGGCGTCGACCGGATGGATTATTCCAAAGGCCTGATCCAGCGCTTCGAAGGCATGGCAGACCTTTTTGACCGGCACCCGGATGTGCATGGGCACATATCCTTTACCCAGATCGCACCGCCCTCGCGGACGGTTGTCGAAGGCTACCAGCAACTTCGCCAGCAGCTGGACGAACTGTCCGGCCGGATCAATGGCGACTATGGAGACCTGGACTGGATTCCCATTCGCTATCTGGCACGCGGGTATGACCGGGACGAGATTGCAGGCCTCTATCGTGCCGCGAAAGTATGCCTTGTCACGCCCTTGCAGGACGGGATGAATCTCGTCGCCAAGGAATTTATCGCGGCACAGAACCCGGACGATCCGGGGGTATTGGTCCTGTCACAGTTTGCGGGCGCCGCCGAGCAAATGAATGAAGCCCTGATCGTCAATCCGTATGACGCTGGCGCAATTGCCGAAGCCGTTTATCAGGCTATTCATATGCCGCTGGCGGAACGGCAGGCCCGCTGGCGCAGCTTGATGGATGGCATCCGGTCGCAGGACCTGGTCTGGTGGAGGCAACGTTTCCTCAACGCCGTTCCCGCAGATGCAGAGGTGCCAGTACTTTCATGA
- the otsB gene encoding trehalose-phosphatase codes for MTGQAIAPPPLTAGDALFLDFDGTLAGLQDDPDTVFLAPGMDLVLEAVGDRLDGALAILSGRDAGDLARRVPGGLWRVGNHGLIPLAPDQQAPDTRASAPDAVRGAIEKISAMFHGTRVETKGPVLALHYRQVPDAADDLAIALAEAGLSGAGYRIQHGKFVFEAKPQDANKGHALARMMHEAPFAGRRPVMIGDDTTDEDAFRAANRLDGLTVKVGAGDTVARHRLENVDAVHAYLKELADT; via the coding sequence ATGACAGGACAGGCTATCGCGCCGCCGCCGCTGACCGCGGGCGATGCGCTATTTCTCGATTTCGACGGAACGCTGGCCGGCCTGCAGGACGATCCGGATACGGTGTTCCTGGCTCCCGGTATGGATCTCGTCCTGGAGGCCGTCGGCGACCGTCTCGATGGGGCGCTTGCGATCCTGTCCGGCCGTGACGCTGGCGATCTGGCCCGGCGTGTGCCGGGCGGGTTATGGCGTGTCGGCAATCATGGCCTGATCCCGCTGGCGCCAGACCAGCAGGCACCGGATACGCGCGCCTCTGCGCCGGACGCCGTGCGCGGCGCGATCGAGAAGATCAGCGCGATGTTCCATGGCACGCGCGTTGAAACGAAAGGCCCTGTTCTGGCTTTGCACTACCGTCAGGTGCCGGACGCGGCAGACGATCTGGCGATCGCTCTCGCTGAAGCGGGGCTGTCGGGGGCGGGATATCGCATCCAGCATGGAAAGTTCGTGTTTGAGGCGAAACCCCAGGATGCCAACAAGGGCCACGCGCTGGCCCGTATGATGCATGAAGCGCCCTTTGCCGGGCGACGTCCGGTCATGATTGGTGACGATACGACCGATGAAGATGCTTTCAGGGCGGCCAACCGCCTTGACGGGTTGACGGTCAAGGTCGGCGCAGGCGACACCGTCGCGCGGCACCGGCTGGAAAATGTCGACGCCGTGCATGCTTATCTGAAGGAGTTGGCTGACACATGA
- a CDS encoding glycoside hydrolase family 15 protein gives MSGLDLGIVGNGTIAALINSRGDYQWSCLPRFDGEPVFNQLLGGGGTFSVWMEDLASRTQSYDHNTAILRTRLESRDGAIVEIVDFAPRFENQGRMFRPAALVRRFRVLAGTPRMRITLTPETDWGGRKLKPVRGVNHVRYVDEEISFRVTTDAPVSYILSGTSFILDREAAFILGADESLSDHPEVIARDWEERTRLYWKRWARSLAVPFEWQQAVIRAAITLKLCVYEETGGIVAALTTSVPEHAGSERNWDYRYCWIRDAYFTVTALNRLSGMGTLEHYMRWVRNIVAQSKGGHIQPVYGIGLEADLTEDFADQLPGYRGMGPVRRGNQAAEHVQHDVYGQVVLGVAQSFFDTRLMKRPGLTEFEQLEPVGERAFAVHDTPDAGIWEFRTIAHVHTSSAIMCWAACDRLAKIAAHLGLPARADYWRERAEIVHGTILEKAWNEEIGAFTAAFGGEDLDASVLLMAEIGFMAADDPRYVSTVQVINRDLREGDHVYRYKVTDDFGKPKTAFTACTFWLVDALYRIGETEEARRVFEALLAARNHLGLLSEDVDTDTGELWGNFPQTYCMVGIINSAALLSRPWSQAM, from the coding sequence ATGAGCGGACTGGACCTGGGCATCGTGGGCAATGGCACGATTGCCGCCCTGATCAATTCACGCGGTGATTACCAATGGTCTTGCCTGCCGAGGTTCGATGGAGAGCCGGTGTTCAACCAGCTGCTAGGAGGTGGCGGCACGTTTTCTGTCTGGATGGAAGACCTCGCGTCCCGCACCCAATCCTATGACCATAACACGGCCATCCTGCGGACACGTCTTGAGTCGCGTGACGGCGCCATCGTCGAGATTGTGGATTTCGCCCCGCGGTTTGAAAACCAGGGCCGGATGTTCCGCCCGGCCGCGCTGGTTCGCCGATTCCGAGTCCTGGCGGGCACGCCGCGCATGCGTATCACGCTGACACCCGAAACCGATTGGGGCGGGCGAAAGCTGAAGCCTGTGAGAGGGGTCAATCACGTCCGGTATGTGGATGAAGAGATCAGCTTCCGTGTAACCACGGATGCGCCGGTCTCCTACATCCTGTCAGGCACGAGTTTTATTCTGGACCGGGAAGCGGCCTTCATTCTGGGGGCGGATGAATCCCTTTCCGATCATCCGGAAGTGATCGCGCGTGATTGGGAAGAGCGCACGCGCCTTTACTGGAAGCGCTGGGCGCGCAGCCTTGCCGTACCGTTTGAATGGCAACAGGCGGTCATTCGTGCTGCGATCACGCTGAAGCTGTGCGTCTATGAAGAAACCGGCGGCATTGTTGCGGCGCTCACCACCTCCGTGCCCGAACACGCAGGATCCGAGCGGAACTGGGATTATCGTTACTGCTGGATCCGGGATGCCTATTTCACCGTAACGGCGCTGAACCGCCTGTCCGGCATGGGCACGCTGGAGCACTATATGCGCTGGGTCCGGAATATTGTGGCGCAATCAAAGGGTGGTCATATCCAGCCAGTGTACGGTATCGGCCTGGAAGCCGATCTGACGGAAGACTTTGCCGACCAGTTGCCGGGGTATCGCGGCATGGGGCCTGTGCGCCGTGGCAACCAGGCGGCGGAGCACGTCCAGCATGATGTGTATGGGCAAGTGGTCCTGGGCGTTGCGCAGAGTTTCTTCGATACGCGCCTGATGAAGCGGCCCGGCCTGACCGAATTCGAACAATTGGAACCCGTTGGAGAACGGGCTTTCGCAGTCCATGACACGCCCGACGCGGGTATCTGGGAATTCCGGACGATTGCCCATGTGCACACGTCATCCGCCATCATGTGCTGGGCGGCTTGTGACCGGCTCGCGAAGATCGCGGCGCATCTTGGCCTGCCAGCGCGGGCGGATTACTGGCGCGAGCGGGCCGAGATCGTTCACGGAACGATCCTTGAGAAAGCCTGGAACGAGGAGATTGGTGCCTTCACTGCGGCGTTCGGCGGGGAAGATCTGGATGCGTCCGTCCTGTTGATGGCGGAAATCGGGTTCATGGCGGCGGATGATCCGCGATACGTGTCCACGGTGCAGGTGATCAACCGGGACCTGCGCGAGGGCGACCATGTCTATCGCTACAAGGTGACGGATGATTTCGGAAAACCGAAAACCGCCTTCACCGCCTGCACCTTCTGGCTCGTCGATGCTTTGTACCGGATCGGGGAGACCGAAGAAGCGCGGCGTGTCTTCGAGGCGCTGCTGGCGGCGCGCAACCATCTGGGCCTGCTGTCCGAGGACGTCGACACTGACACCGGAGAACTGTGGGGAAACTTCCCGCAGACCTACTGCATGGTCGGGATCATCAATTCGGCGGCCTTGCTTTCGCGGCCGTGGAGTCAGGCGATGTAG
- a CDS encoding circularly permuted type 2 ATP-grasp protein, whose amino-acid sequence MGEAPQFFDEMDGFDGNVRAPYAAYSNWLQEMSRPALLKKSVEAQAFFRRTGITFNVYGESEADERLIPFDLVPRIIGAGEWANLVRGIEQRVKAINAFLHDIYHRQEIIRAGRIPERLIRENDAFLPRMIGVDPPGGIYTHIVGVDLVRTGPNEFYVLEDNARTPSGVSYMLENRETMLKMFPELFSHIRVQPVQQYPSMLRRSLEQCAPPAANGNRPTVAVLTPGIHNSAYFEHAFLADQMGVELVEGHDLRVTDGRIAMRTTRGYEPVDVIYRRIDDDFLDPLNFRSDSLLGVAGIFDIYRAGGITIANAPGTGIADDKAIYSYMPEIVEFYTGQKPILQNVPTWRCAEKDALAYVLDHLEELVVKEVHGSGGYGMLVGPAASKSELKSFRAKLMAKPEYYIAQPTLALSTVPVLTKTGLAPRHVDLRPFVLVSPEGVQVTPGGLTRVAMKKGSLVVNSSQGGGTKDTWVLKGD is encoded by the coding sequence ATGGGAGAGGCGCCACAATTTTTTGATGAAATGGATGGGTTCGACGGAAACGTCCGAGCCCCCTATGCGGCCTATTCAAACTGGCTGCAGGAAATGAGTCGGCCGGCCCTTCTGAAGAAATCTGTCGAAGCGCAGGCCTTTTTCCGGCGCACCGGGATCACGTTTAATGTCTATGGGGAATCCGAAGCGGACGAACGGCTGATCCCGTTTGATTTGGTCCCGCGCATTATCGGTGCAGGGGAGTGGGCGAACCTCGTTCGCGGAATCGAGCAGCGGGTTAAGGCGATCAACGCCTTCCTGCATGATATTTATCACCGGCAGGAGATTATCCGGGCTGGCCGTATTCCCGAGCGCCTGATCCGCGAGAATGATGCCTTCCTGCCGAGGATGATCGGAGTTGATCCCCCGGGCGGCATATACACCCACATTGTCGGCGTGGACCTGGTCCGCACCGGACCCAACGAATTCTATGTGCTGGAGGACAATGCCCGCACGCCGAGTGGCGTGTCCTACATGCTGGAAAACCGCGAGACGATGCTGAAGATGTTCCCGGAACTCTTCTCGCACATCCGTGTCCAGCCGGTTCAGCAATATCCGTCCATGCTGCGTCGGTCGCTTGAACAGTGCGCGCCGCCAGCGGCAAACGGCAATCGGCCAACCGTGGCGGTCCTGACCCCGGGCATCCACAACTCCGCCTATTTCGAACACGCCTTCCTGGCTGACCAGATGGGCGTTGAATTGGTTGAAGGCCACGACCTTCGGGTCACCGACGGACGTATCGCCATGCGCACGACGCGCGGTTACGAACCTGTAGATGTGATCTATCGCCGGATCGACGATGACTTTCTGGATCCCTTGAATTTCCGGTCCGACTCCCTGCTGGGCGTAGCGGGCATCTTCGACATTTACCGGGCCGGCGGGATCACGATCGCCAATGCGCCGGGCACCGGCATCGCCGATGACAAGGCGATCTATTCCTACATGCCGGAAATCGTCGAATTCTACACAGGCCAGAAGCCGATCCTGCAGAACGTGCCGACATGGCGGTGTGCCGAGAAGGACGCGCTGGCTTATGTCCTGGACCATCTGGAAGAGCTGGTGGTCAAGGAAGTGCATGGGTCCGGTGGCTATGGAATGCTGGTTGGCCCTGCCGCCAGCAAATCGGAATTGAAGAGTTTCCGCGCCAAACTGATGGCCAAGCCTGAATACTATATCGCGCAGCCGACGCTTGCGCTGTCTACAGTCCCTGTGCTGACAAAAACGGGACTTGCGCCCCGGCATGTCGATCTGCGGCCATTTGTTCTTGTTTCTCCGGAAGGTGTTCAGGTGACACCAGGCGGATTGACGCGCGTGGCCATGAAAAAAGGCTCCCTGGTGGTAAACTCCAGCCAGGGCGGCGGAACCAAGGACACCTGGGTCCTTAAGGGGGACTAG
- a CDS encoding alpha-E domain-containing protein, producing MLGRTAAGLFWLARHLERAGNTSRLAEAGFRMALTRADSDTEEWQSVVTTAGCKKAYLEKHETIRSDKILDFILRDKDNPNSVLCAFHTARENARMTRTALTREVWEAINEAWMSVRDALRRPVPERDLPEILSLVRRQGAQVSGAVTGTMLRNDIYNFMQIGTLVERADNTSRILDAKYYVLLPSSASIGSSLDNVQWEMILRSASAERSFYWLNGGRASPPAIADFLIFDARLPRSLAFCYDMITEYLGRLAIEYGESTPAHELATRQENRLTDLNIALVFEEGLHEFLTSFMAQNAAFSAQIETDYRFNE from the coding sequence ATGTTGGGCCGCACAGCTGCCGGTCTCTTCTGGCTGGCTCGTCACCTCGAAAGGGCGGGGAATACCTCGCGCCTGGCCGAAGCTGGTTTCCGCATGGCATTGACGCGGGCCGATTCCGATACAGAGGAATGGCAATCTGTTGTCACCACAGCAGGGTGCAAGAAGGCTTATCTTGAAAAGCATGAGACAATCCGGTCGGACAAGATCCTGGATTTCATCCTGCGCGACAAGGACAATCCCAACAGCGTTCTCTGCGCTTTCCACACGGCGCGCGAGAATGCCCGGATGACCCGTACCGCCCTGACGCGGGAGGTGTGGGAAGCGATCAATGAAGCTTGGATGAGTGTGCGCGATGCATTGCGCCGCCCGGTGCCGGAACGGGATCTGCCCGAAATCCTGTCATTGGTACGCCGCCAGGGCGCGCAGGTGAGCGGCGCAGTCACTGGCACCATGCTGCGCAATGACATCTACAATTTCATGCAGATCGGCACGCTGGTCGAGCGAGCCGATAATACGTCGCGTATTCTGGACGCGAAGTATTATGTGTTACTGCCTTCCAGCGCATCAATTGGGTCGTCGCTTGATAATGTGCAGTGGGAAATGATCCTGCGGTCTGCCTCGGCAGAGCGCAGCTTTTACTGGCTGAATGGCGGACGGGCCAGTCCGCCCGCCATTGCAGACTTTCTGATCTTTGACGCACGCCTGCCGCGGTCTCTGGCATTCTGCTATGATATGATTACGGAGTATCTGGGGCGGCTTGCCATTGAATATGGTGAAAGCACACCGGCGCATGAGCTGGCGACCCGTCAGGAGAACCGCCTTACTGATTTGAACATCGCGCTTGTGTTTGAGGAGGGGCTGCATGAATTCCTCACCAGCTTCATGGCTCAGAACGCGGCTTTCTCAGCCCAGATAGAAACCGACTACAGGTTCAATGAGTAA
- a CDS encoding transglutaminase family protein → MRLRIDHTTVYNYEKAAVYALHQVRKRPHDTDAQTVMAWELVLDGAKLEAQYVDHHGNHVDLVSIEPDAKRVSISCQGEVETRDTAGVLTNNRMVPPLWLYRRFTPLTKVGKGVRGLVSQLGKDPALNLETLHELMNMIAEAVVYDTQPTGPNTTAEEALEIGHGVCQDHAHVFASAARLLGFPARYVGGYMMMLDRVDQDAGHAWAEAWVEGLGWVGFDAANRVCPDERYIQVATGLDYREAGPMTGVMYGGEREVLSVNVQVQQ, encoded by the coding sequence ATGAGACTGCGCATCGATCACACAACAGTCTATAATTATGAAAAGGCGGCGGTCTATGCGCTGCATCAGGTGCGCAAGCGCCCGCACGACACGGATGCACAAACGGTAATGGCCTGGGAGCTGGTTCTGGATGGGGCCAAGCTCGAAGCGCAATATGTCGATCATCACGGCAATCATGTCGATCTCGTCTCCATCGAGCCGGACGCCAAACGCGTGTCGATTTCCTGCCAGGGCGAGGTTGAGACCCGCGACACAGCGGGCGTGTTGACCAATAACCGGATGGTCCCGCCCCTCTGGCTCTATCGCCGATTTACACCACTTACGAAGGTGGGGAAGGGCGTCCGCGGTCTCGTCTCCCAGTTGGGAAAGGACCCGGCACTCAATCTCGAAACGCTGCATGAATTGATGAACATGATTGCAGAGGCGGTCGTCTATGACACCCAGCCGACCGGACCGAACACGACGGCCGAGGAGGCCCTCGAAATCGGTCATGGCGTTTGCCAGGATCATGCGCACGTCTTCGCGTCGGCGGCGCGGCTACTGGGGTTTCCGGCCCGGTATGTCGGCGGGTACATGATGATGCTGGACCGGGTCGATCAGGACGCAGGCCATGCCTGGGCGGAAGCCTGGGTCGAAGGGCTCGGGTGGGTCGGATTTGATGCGGCCAACCGGGTTTGTCCTGACGAACGGTACATTCAGGTTGCAACTGGGCTCGACTATCGCGAAGCTGGTCCGATGACAGGGGTCATGTATGGCGGTGAACGGGAG